The Capsicum annuum cultivar UCD-10X-F1 unplaced genomic scaffold, UCD10Xv1.1 ctg36235, whole genome shotgun sequence sequence aaaatctctgccagtcatgtcatgtactagctcaacgaatgtCTTCCTCATGGTTTTGACTATATTCGACGGATGGTTTCtaaaactcatgatcattgttggaggatttcttcaagtagttctatcatagccaaaaatttaGTCTACCCAGGgtttgttacagttggtggcttccaaagctttaacctctggtgctggggaatttggaagatgttccggcatttggtggaaattttgaggtctacctcaaaatttctgccccagtttaaagttgtttgagatgataccaatccgagtggatctgaagtcttttcTGACCTTCATTCtttttgttggatgtcgatcttctcttgtgaattttcgagattccttctcgaaaattctgccccagttttcgttttctggggttatatgaccgagccgttggggcaccaacgtatcccattgaagcaggaatcaggtcaaacgtagttcagccctacgctagggatatacaaaagaaattaatgggttgatcgaagccgacataggccgcctacgtatccctttctcgtgaattcaggtcatcacgtagttcatacataaaaagaaaggataaatttcTCTAAAGGGTTGAatgaagccgacataggccacctacgtatccctttcttgggaattcaggtcaaacgtagttcgtaaataaaaaaaggataggttttcctaaggggttgaccgaagccgacataggcctcctacgtatcccattcttgggaattcaggtcaaacgtagtttgtacATAAAAAAAGGATAAGTTTCCCTAAgtggttgaccaaagccgacataggccgcctacgtatcccattcttgggaattcaggtcaaatgtagtttgtACATAAAAAGAAAAGGATTATAGGCATTTACACACTAGCAAACAATATTACTACAAAGGTGATTACAAGTAAACTAAGAAAACACCAAAACTAGAACatcattcaaacataatatctctttaccgcattagaattgattggtttggtccactctgtgccgtccatctcagacaaaatcagagctcctccaaatagtaccttgcgaactatgtatggcccttgccagtttTGAGCGAATTTGCCTTTTTAatcctcttggtgagggaatattcacTTGAGAACCAGTTGCCCCACTTCAAATGTTCGAGCTCTCACCTTCTTGTTAAAACCATgaaccatcctgtgttgatacagcTGACCATGTCATACAGCGACCATTCTcttctcatcaatcaacatgagttgcTCATGGCGAGCGCGGACCCAATCTTCGTTACTCATcccagcttcctgaataatccttagagaaggtatttcaacttcagcaggtatcacagcttcattcccaTAGACAAGTAAATAAGGGGTCGCCCCGGTGGAAGTTTGAACTGTTGTGCGATACCCTAGAAAAGCGTAAGGTAACATATCATGCCTTGATCTATCATTTTCggccatctttctcaagatcttcttgatattatTGTTGGCCTCTTCCACAGCTCCATTCATTTGGAGACGATATGCAGTCGAGTTGTgatgcacaatcttgaactgatcacaaatttctttcatcaactGACTATTCAAGTTTTccccattatcagtaatgatcACTTCCGGTACTCCTAAccggcaaatcaagttattcctgacgAAATccgcaaccactttcttagtgacaGCTCTGTACGAAGCCGCTTCaacccacttagtgaaataatcgATGGCGACTAAAataaatctatgtccatttgatgccgaTGGCTCTATTGGTTCgataacatccatgccccaagctatgAAGGTCCAAGGTGAACTCATTGCATGAAGCtcatgtggaggcattcgaatcaaatctccgtgtatctgacattttggacatttttgtacatactttctacaatcattttccatagtcatccaaaagtaaccgattctcaggatctttctggcaAGGACAAACCTATTCATGTGGGCCCCAAAAACTCCAGCGTGTACgccttttatcaatttattgtctTCTGCAGCATCGACGATCTTAGGAATCCaaaatcaggagtcctcctaaaaagaatttccccACTCAGAAAGTAATTCTTTGCCGAACGtcggattgtcttcttttggttgttactagcctcttcaggatatattccagatcCCAAATACCTCTTAGTGTCAGAGTACCAGGGCTTTCCATCAAGCTCCTTTTCCACGTGTATGCAATACGTGGGTTGCTCtttcaagcttatttccaaaaGATCAATGTAAATCTGATccgggtgctgaatcatggaagatattgTGGCCAAAGCGTtagcaaactcattttgtatccgtgggatatgtctaaaatcaacatccttgaatctttgaCATAATTCATGCACCAGCtctacataaggagtaatcttgggaTTTTTTACCGCCCATTCCCCCCGTACTTGGTGAATCAACAAATCTGAATCTCCGATGACTAATAATTCACGAACACCTATATCAAGTGCCAATCTAAGATGCaggatgcaagcctcatattcagccatgttattGGTGTATGGGAAACGTAACTTAGTAGTCACTGGATAATGCTGGCCCATTTCTAACACCAAAATTGCTCAGATTCCTaaacctttgaagttgactgccccatcaaaaaatagcctccatcAAGGGTAAATCTCTGTAATATCTTCTCCTACGAACAAGACTTCCTCATCTGGAAAGTAAGTTTGAAGTGACTCATATTCTTCATCGACTGGATTCTCTaccaaatgatctgctaaggcttgccccttgattgctttttgTGTTACATAcataatgtcaaactcactcagcaacatttgccacttggctagcttCCCCGTAGgcatggccttctggaatatgTACTTTAATGTatccattctcgagatgaggtatgttgtgtaggacgacagataatgcctcaacttttgtgctgtccaagtcaaagcacaacatgtcctttctacaagagtgtaaTGGGCTTCGTATGGCAaaaactttttactcaagtagtaaatggccTTCTCTTTCCTACtggtctcatcatgttgcccaAGGACGCATCTgaaagcattttctgagactgacaggtaaagcaataatAGAATTCCTTCTCTCGGCGGGACCAAAACTGGTGGTGCGGACAGGTATTCTTTGATGCGGTCAAAAGCTCTCtaacattcttctgtccactcattcagtgcatttttcttcaacatc is a genomic window containing:
- the LOC124891491 gene encoding uncharacterized protein K02A2.6-like; the encoded protein is MPPHELHAMSSPWTFIAWGMDVIEPIEPSASNGHRFILVAIDYFTKWVEAASYRAVTKKVVADFVRNNLICRLGVPEVIITDNGENLNSQLMKEICDQFKIVHHNSTAYRLQMNGAVEEANNNIKKILRKMAENDRSRHDMLPYAFLGYRTTVQTSTGATPYLLVYGNEAEAGMSNEDWVRARHEQLMLIDEKRMVA